CGAACAAGTCGGCGCGGAGCGCGTCCTCCCACTCCTCGGGCGTCGTCTCGGCCACTTCCTTTCGAGGGCCGCTCGACGCGGCGTTGTTCACGAGCACGAACGGCGTGCCGAGCGATCCTTGCACTTCCTCGAACAGCTTCGTGACGCTCGCCGGGTCGCGCTGATCGAGATGAATCACGGCGGCGCGCCGTCCGAGCTTCTCGACTTCGCGGCGCGTGTGCTCGGCACCTTCCCGGTCCTTCAGGAACGTGATCGCCACGTCCGCTCCTTCGCGAGCGAACTCGATGGCAGTTCCCTGGCCGATGCCCGAGTCGGCCCCGGTCACGACGGCGACCACTCCTTCCAAGCGTCCCTTCGATCCGAAGTCTCGAGGTTCGGGCAATGGTGTCAAGTCCTGCTGCTGTCCCTCGGCCGTCATGGGGACATTGCACGCTCGGCGAGTGAAGGTCGACTCCGACTTCGGATGATCGTTCTTCATCTTCGAGGAGGACGCGGCGAACGACTCAGGCGTCCTCCCGAGTCAGCGAGCCGAACGTCCGATTGGTGTGGCGAGCTCAGGATGTCCCGCCTCGACGAGGGCCTTGTCGCGAATACGGCACGAATCGCACACCCCGCACGGTTCCTCGCCGCCCTGATAGCACGACCACGTCTCCACAATCGGCACGCCAAGTTCCAAGGCCGTCTTGACGATGTCCGTCTTCGTCATCAAGACGAGGGGCGCCACCAGCTTCGCGCCTCGACCTTCCAAGCCCGCCTTCGTCGCGAGGTCCGCGAGCTTCTGGAACGCCTCGAGGTACTCGGGGCGGCAGTCCGGGTAGCCGCTGTAATCCACCGCGTTGATGCCCAGGTAGATCGCGTCCGCGTCGATCGCCTCGGCGAGGCTCAATCCCACGGCGATGAAGACGGTGTTGCGTCCCGGCACGTACGTCTGTGGAATCACGCCTTCCTCCGTCCCTCCGGTGGGCACGTCAATGCGCTCGTCGGTGAGGGCGCTGCCACCCCACGAGCTGATGTTCACGTCCACGACCCGGTGCCGAGCGCCGAACAACCGGGCGATGCTCGCGGCGCGCTCGAGTTCGATCGTGTGACGTTGTCCGTAGCGAAAGGACAGGGCGGTGACGTCGTACCCGTCGCGCTTCGTGGCGATGGCGAGGGTGGTGCTGGAGTCCAGCCCACCGGACAGCAGGACGACGGCGCGTTTCGGTGCGGTCATGTTCAGTACCCCAATTCCACGTTCCCGCCGAGCGGGATGAGGCGCTTGTCGCTGTGCGCGTCGAGGTCGTCGGCGCGGTAGAGCTTGTGCATCTGGTACCCGGCTCGAAGGCGAGGATTCGCTTTCACGGCTTCGGTGATGGCGTTGAGCACCGCCGCGTCACGTTCGCGGGCTTTGCTCCACTCGGGGTGCAGCCAGATCACCGCGTCATCCCGCAACCCTTCGAGGGTGTCGAGGCCCGCCTTGATGTCGGAAACGTCGTGCACGATGATCTTCACCTCGTCCGCACGAGCGACCACCGAGCGCACGGGAAGCTGCCCGAAGGGTTTGGGCGAGAGCGTCACCCAATCGAGATCACCGCGAAGCTCGGCGATGCCGCTCGTCTCCAAGTGCACTCGGCGGCCGAGCGCGTGCAGTTCGCGCACGAGCTCGGTCAGGTCGAAGAGAATCGGCTCTCCACCGGTAACCACGACGACCGCCCCGGGAGGGCTGTCCTGCTCGACGCACCCCGCGATCTCCCGAGGCGCCATGAGCACCACGCCTTGCGGCCGGTAGTCTTTGTGCCACGTGCCCGCACTGTCACACCACGGGCAGGCTTGCGGGCAGCCGTAGAGGCGCACGAAGTACGCCGCGCGACCTAAATGCACGCCTTCGCCTTGCCAGGTGTAGAAGCGTTCGTAGACGGGTAACTTCATTCCCAGTACTCGCACGCGGAATCCGGCGTTTCCCACACCGTGACCTTGAGGCGAAGGTCGGCGCCGTCGTCTCCTTCGGGCAAGTCGAAGCGCACGCGGCGCATCGTCTCGTGGTGGATGAAGGCGGCGATGACTTCAGCGGTGGTGTCGTCGCCGAGGGCGGGCAGATCGTTGAGGTACGCGTGGTCGAGACCGCCCGCGTCAACGTCCTTCTTCGGCCACTTGAGGGTCTTGAAGTCGGCGACCATGATGTTGCGCTTGACGTGCGCGCTCGGTCTGAGGCGGTCCGATTGCAGTTCTATGCGCACGCGGTAGGTGTGGCCGTGCAAGCGACCGCAGGGACCGTCGTACCCGGTGATGGTGTGCGCGGAGTCGAACGTGAACTCCGTCGTTAACTTCCAAGGCACGTTTACTTCCCGGGCGCCGTGTACTTCGCCGTGACGACGGTGTTGATGCCGCCGCGCACGCCGTAGTCGGCGGTGACCGTCATGCTCAGCGGATCGAGGAGTTTCACGAGGTCGGCGAGGACGCGGCGCGTGGCGTGCTCGTGGTAGATGCCGACGAAACGGTAGCTCGTGAGGTAGTACTTCAAGCTCTTGAGCTCCACGCACTTGTCGCGCGGCACGTAGCGAATCTCGAGCTTGCCGAAGTCGGGCAGACCGCTCCACGGGCAGACGGGGCTGAACTCGTCGGTGGCGATGACGATCTCGATGGGTTCGCCGGGGTAGGGCGAGAGGTCGTCTTCGCGGACGTGCTCGAAGGTGTCGAGGACTTGGGTGTCGATGGCGTCGAGGCCTTGCACGTCGTAACGGCGCGCGAAGCCCTGAGCGGGCGCTTCCTGCGTAGTCATTTGTAGGGTCTCCTTCTCGGCGGCATGTCACCGCCAGATCAGCAAAACAGGCCGATCCGCCGGTGATTCTAGCGCTCGCGGCGCACCGAATTGTGTACGCGCCGAGTCGGAGGGAGGTGTGATCACGCCGGTTTGGACGGTTTGCCCTCCGGGACTTTGGTCTTGTCGGCGTGTTCGATGGCGACGTCGCCGCCTTGTGTCTCGCCGAGGTCTTGGAGTTCCTCCGCGACCTTCTTCGACGTCTCGGGCGTCCAGTTGCGCGCGTGCTTTCCCGTCAAGAGGGCGGCTTCGCTCGTCTCGTCTTGTTCGTTCTCGTGCGGCATGACCAGACCATAGGGGGACGGGGCGGCGAGCGCGTGATGATCGGCTTTGCATCGATTCACTCTATGAACGCGCGACTCCTCGTCATGCCCGGCTCGCTTTGCGCTCGCTTGCGAACGACGTTCAGGATGCTTTGCTGCAAGTCGCTCATGATGGCGTTCACGGCCCAGCCCACGTAGCGGCCCACGTGCGAGTGAACGCGTTGCGTACTCGTGAGGTGCAGCAGCACGAGGCCGTTCCCGAGGCTCTCGATGTCGTAGCGTCCGGACACGACATCGAACGTCTCGCCGCCCACGCGGACGTGCCGATCGAGTCGGCCCGGATCGCGCGCCTCGATACGAAAGGCGAGACTTCGGCCCGGCTCCCACACAGTCACGGTCTCCCGAAAGCTCAAGCCGTCCGCGAAGGTGGCGGTGCGCACCCCGCCCACCCCCGCGCGGTCCAAAACGGCCGCCACCGGACGCGGCAACCCGATCGCGTGCGACCAGCTCGGCGTGAATTCGTCGTCGCGAATTCGAGGAACGCTTTGGATTTGACGCCACACGTCCGCGGGCGTGGCTTGGATGACGACGCTGTTTTGAGTGGTTCGGTACGTCGCGTCGACCGAGCGGGCGCGTTCGAGCGGCGCGGCGACGTACGGCACGGCGAGCGCGAGCATCACCGCGCCGACTTTCGTGGACCGTCCTCGCAAGAGAAAGCCGAGGCCGCCTCCGACGAACGCGGCGAGGTACAAGATCGGCAGGGCGAACACGAGGCAGATCAACCCTTCCCAAGCGAGCAGGAGGGCGGTGAGCGCGAAGGTCATGACCGACAGCAGCACCCGCAGGGCGACCGTTCCGAATCCCTCCTCGCGCCGCGTCAGGGCGCCCGAGGTCACGCCGAGCGCGAAGGGCACGAGCAGCAGGAACGACCAGATCATGAGGTCGCCCGCACGATCGAACAGAGCGTAGGCGGTGAGGCCGTACGCGACTCCGACGACCGCGCCGACGACCGTGACGATCCAAGTGTTGCGTCGTTCTTGCCTCATGGCTCAGCGTAACGTCCAAAGGCTTGGGCGGAAAAGGAGATGGCTCGAACGAAGTTCCTCCTGCCCGTTCCCCCGATCGAGCGCGCCTCGGGAGCCCGAGTTCACCCGCGAAGGCTCGCACGACAAGCGCGGTGACGCGGGAAGGATCAATCCGTCGAGGCGTCGAGCGAAAAACGAAAAAAGCGGTCTTTCGACCGCTGATAAGAAAAGGATACCGTGTTATTCGTCGTGCGTCAACGTATGCAGCCCGAAATTCAGCCGCACTTGCTGTAACCGCATGCTTGGCACTTGATGCAGCCTTCCTCGCGCACGAGGGCTTGCGATTCGCACACGGGGCACTTCGCGCCGCCCGCCGCCGCTTCCGCCGACACCACCTCGGCGATTGGCGCTTCACCGCTGCCGCCCGCGACGGGGGGCAGGTTCGCCGCGTTTTTGCCTTGGCTGAACGTCTCCAGGGCCACGGCGATGAGGTCGGCCTTCGAGCCCACGAGGCGCCCGTTGTACGAGCCGTACAGGCCGCCGTTGATGCCGCGCAGCGTCTTCACGAGCGCGTCGGCGGGCACGCCGTACTGCAGCGCGATGCTCACAACGCGGCCGAGCGCTTCGGAATCGGCGTTCGCCTCGTCGCCCGCGCGGCCCGAGATCACCATGACTTCGATGGGAGTGTTCTCGATGCAGTTCACCGTCACGAGGAAGGAGCGGCGGTGTCCGCTCGTCGGGTCGGTGAGCTTCACCATGTCGGTGATGCCGCTGAGGCGCGCGGGACGCTCGTAGACCGGCTTGCCGGGCTTGAAGGTAGGCGCTTGGGGTTGGGAAGGTTTCACGTCCGTCTTCACCTCGCTCTTGACCGGCTCGGGCGTCGCGGTCGCCTCGCCGAGCACTTCGGCGCCCGCGGCGCTCACGGCTTCCGACTTCTTCTCGTCCTTCTTCTTCTTGCTCGTGGACAGCACTTGGAATTGACGGCTGCCGTCACGGTACACGGTGATGCCCTTGCAGCCCGTCTTGTACGCTTCCGTGTACGCGTCTTGCACGTCTTGCACGGTCGCCTCGTTGGGCAAGTTGATGGTCTTGCTGAGCGAGTTGGCGGCGTAGCCCTGGGCGTCGAAGGCGCGCTGCACGACGCCTTGCATGCGCACGTGATCGACGGGCTTGATGTCGTGGGCGCACACGAACACCTGTTGAAGAGCCGCCGGAATGAAGTCGAGGCCGACGAGGCTGCCGTGGTTGCCGCTCACGGCGTCCGTCACGCGGTCCCAATCCCACGAGCCGTCCTTTTCCATGTTGCGCGCGGGCGGGTACGTCTCGAGGAGTTCCACGAACAGCGGGTGCAGCAGGGCGCGGTACTCGCTGCCGATCTTGCGCCAGATGAACGGGCTGAACACCGGCTCGATGCCGCTCGACACGCCCATCAGCATCGACGTCGTGCCCGTCGGCGCGACGGTCAGCACGGCGACGTTGCGGCGCGGCGCGTGCGGGATCTTGTCGGCGTTGTCGGTGTAGACGCGGTACACGCCGCGCTCGTGCCCGAGACGCTCGGACTCCGAGATGGCCTCTTCGCGCAACGCGCCCATGATCTCGTAGATGGCTTCGCGGCCCGCTTCCGAGTCGTAGCGCAAGCCCATTTTGATAAGGCAGTCGGCGAGGCCCATCACGCCGAGCCCGAGGCGACGCAGCGACTGCGACGCTTCGCGGTTGTCCTCCAACGCGAAGACGTTGACGTCCAGCACGTCGTCGAGGAAGCGCACGCACGTCCTCACGTCCGCGCGGAACTCGTCGAAGTCGAAGGTGCTGCCCTTGACGTACGCCGCGAGGTTGATCGCGCCGAGGTCGCACGGCTCGCCGACGGTGAGCGGAATCTCACCGCAGTTGCCGACGAGCAGGCCGCACGCGAGCGTGAACGTGTGCTCGACGGGCACGTTGCAGCAGTACACGTACTCCTCGGCGCCCGCACTTTCGAGCGCGAGCACGGTGTAGTTGCCTTCGACGTTCCCTGCCAAGGTGAGGGGCGGCACGTCGTGCACTTCGCCGCCGCGTCCCATCGCCACGACTTGCGCTTGCAAGTTAGGCACGCGCCGCACGGTCGCCAGCTCGTCTCCGACGCGCAGCTCGTCGAGGGCTACCCGCTCTCCGTCGGCGAGGATGAAGGTGTGGTACGGCGTCGCGACGATTTCCACGCCGCCCGACAGCGTCAACTTCTTGACGTTCGCGTGACGGCCCGTCACGTCGAACTTCGTTTGTGCCCAGTGCGTGCCCGTCCAGACGCGCACGAACTGCCCGGTCAGCATCTCGATCGGAAACGTTCCCTCGTCCGTCAGGACCATCGTTCCCGCCGCGAAGCACGGATTGGTAGAGCGGATTTCGTATCGCTCGCCGAGGTTCTTGAGGGCCGAGAGCTCGTTGATGCGATCGGCGAAGATCAGGCCGGGCTCGCCCGTGCTCCACGCGTGCTTGGCGATTTCCTCCCACAGCCACTTGGCGGGAATGCCGTCCTTGCCGTCTTTGGTCTTGAACAGGGGCACGCCGCGCGCGCCGTCCTCGGCGCGGTCGTGCAGTTCGGGCAGCTTGCCCGTGTACTTGCCCTTTTGCGGCTCCAGGTAGTACTTGCCGGGCACTTCCTGCGCGGCGATGCTCCACAAGCCGTCGGCTTGCAGCGTTTCCCAGAACTTATCGGACACGAGAATCGAGATGTTGAAGGTGGAGATGTCGCCCTCGGCGGCTTCGCGGTCGAGGTCCTTGGCGGTGAGGAAGTCGAGGACGTCCGGGTGGGCGATGTCGATGGTGGCCATGCCCGCGCCGCGCCGCGTGCCGCCTTGACGCACGACCCTCAGCACGGGCGCGTACACGAAGCGCAGGGTGTTGACGGGACCGCTTTCCTCGCCGCCTCGGTTGGCCCACTCCAAGAAGTTGTCGAAGATCTCGACAAGGAAGGACACGGGGCCGCTGCTGGTGCCGCCGGAGCCTTTGATGGGAGCGCCTTCGGGCCGCATGGCGCTGAGATCGATGCGCGGCTCCAAGCCGAGCTTGGCGTTCTCGGAAACGGCGCGCGCGGCGTCGACGATGCCGCCCATGTCGTCGGGAACGCCGTGCACGCCTTCGGGCAGGGCGCGGACGATCTGCACGCCGTTTTGCCGGGCGAGGGCGACGAGGTCGGGCGCGATGACGGCGCCGTACACGACGCGCGTCCAATTGCGCAAGCTCGTGGGCTGCTTGTCGCCGTCGGGTTGCGTGGGCGGACGCATCATGCCTTCGATGAAGTCGGTGACGTCGGGATGCGAGGCGCTCATGTACGCCCAGCCGCGCACGCCCGCGTCAGGGCGGGACGTGACGGCGCGCGGGCGGTACACGTCGAGGTTCACGCCGTTGCCGCCGCCGACCTTCGTGACGAGCGCGAGCTTCTTGGCGACTTCCATGACGCCTTCGAACGAGGACGGGTCGTGGTCGGTCGCGCCTTGAACGAAGCAGTTGAGCACGTTGCCGTGCTGCGTGCCCGCTCCCGCCAGGACGCGTCCGCCGGGGCAGAACTTCTTGTCGGCCATGAGATCGAAGAAGGCGCGGGTCCACACCTCGCGTACGCCCGCCTCCTCGGCGCTCGCCACCCAGTTCGCGACGCGTGAGAACAGCCCGGCGATGTCGCCGTCGCTCGGTTGCATGTACTGGCGTTTGGCGATGTGATGGGCGTTCTCGTCGAAGTTGGGAAGGCTGATGCGTTCGAGGGGCGTGGTCATGGAGCTCCTTGACAATGGGCTGGGGTTCCCGGCGAAATCGGCGGGAGAGGGGCTGGATGGGGTGGCACGACGAGTGGACGACGAAGCTCGCTCGCTTTAGGCATATGTTGTACCTGTTTGGCCGTCTCGATACAAGATCTTGACAGGAAGCGGCAGCTCCTCTATGGAA
This genomic stretch from Deinococcus yavapaiensis KR-236 harbors:
- a CDS encoding SRPBCC family protein, translated to MRQERRNTWIVTVVGAVVGVAYGLTAYALFDRAGDLMIWSFLLLVPFALGVTSGALTRREEGFGTVALRVLLSVMTFALTALLLAWEGLICLVFALPILYLAAFVGGGLGFLLRGRSTKVGAVMLALAVPYVAAPLERARSVDATYRTTQNSVVIQATPADVWRQIQSVPRIRDDEFTPSWSHAIGLPRPVAAVLDRAGVGGVRTATFADGLSFRETVTVWEPGRSLAFRIEARDPGRLDRHVRVGGETFDVVSGRYDIESLGNGLVLLHLTSTQRVHSHVGRYVGWAVNAIMSDLQQSILNVVRKRAQSEPGMTRSRAFIE
- the queC gene encoding 7-cyano-7-deazaguanine synthase QueC, which codes for MTAPKRAVVLLSGGLDSSTTLAIATKRDGYDVTALSFRYGQRHTIELERAASIARLFGARHRVVDVNISSWGGSALTDERIDVPTGGTEEGVIPQTYVPGRNTVFIAVGLSLAEAIDADAIYLGINAVDYSGYPDCRPEYLEAFQKLADLATKAGLEGRGAKLVAPLVLMTKTDIVKTALELGVPIVETWSCYQGGEEPCGVCDSCRIRDKALVEAGHPELATPIGRSAR
- the queF gene encoding preQ(1) synthase codes for the protein MTTQEAPAQGFARRYDVQGLDAIDTQVLDTFEHVREDDLSPYPGEPIEIVIATDEFSPVCPWSGLPDFGKLEIRYVPRDKCVELKSLKYYLTSYRFVGIYHEHATRRVLADLVKLLDPLSMTVTADYGVRGGINTVVTAKYTAPGK
- a CDS encoding 7-carboxy-7-deazaguanine synthase QueE encodes the protein MKLPVYERFYTWQGEGVHLGRAAYFVRLYGCPQACPWCDSAGTWHKDYRPQGVVLMAPREIAGCVEQDSPPGAVVVVTGGEPILFDLTELVRELHALGRRVHLETSGIAELRGDLDWVTLSPKPFGQLPVRSVVARADEVKIIVHDVSDIKAGLDTLEGLRDDAVIWLHPEWSKARERDAAVLNAITEAVKANPRLRAGYQMHKLYRADDLDAHSDKRLIPLGGNVELGY
- a CDS encoding 6-pyruvoyl trahydropterin synthase family protein, which gives rise to MPWKLTTEFTFDSAHTITGYDGPCGRLHGHTYRVRIELQSDRLRPSAHVKRNIMVADFKTLKWPKKDVDAGGLDHAYLNDLPALGDDTTAEVIAAFIHHETMRRVRFDLPEGDDGADLRLKVTVWETPDSACEYWE
- a CDS encoding ribonucleotide reductase N-terminal alpha domain-containing protein, which codes for MTTPLERISLPNFDENAHHIAKRQYMQPSDGDIAGLFSRVANWVASAEEAGVREVWTRAFFDLMADKKFCPGGRVLAGAGTQHGNVLNCFVQGATDHDPSSFEGVMEVAKKLALVTKVGGGNGVNLDVYRPRAVTSRPDAGVRGWAYMSASHPDVTDFIEGMMRPPTQPDGDKQPTSLRNWTRVVYGAVIAPDLVALARQNGVQIVRALPEGVHGVPDDMGGIVDAARAVSENAKLGLEPRIDLSAMRPEGAPIKGSGGTSSGPVSFLVEIFDNFLEWANRGGEESGPVNTLRFVYAPVLRVVRQGGTRRGAGMATIDIAHPDVLDFLTAKDLDREAAEGDISTFNISILVSDKFWETLQADGLWSIAAQEVPGKYYLEPQKGKYTGKLPELHDRAEDGARGVPLFKTKDGKDGIPAKWLWEEIAKHAWSTGEPGLIFADRINELSALKNLGERYEIRSTNPCFAAGTMVLTDEGTFPIEMLTGQFVRVWTGTHWAQTKFDVTGRHANVKKLTLSGGVEIVATPYHTFILADGERVALDELRVGDELATVRRVPNLQAQVVAMGRGGEVHDVPPLTLAGNVEGNYTVLALESAGAEEYVYCCNVPVEHTFTLACGLLVGNCGEIPLTVGEPCDLGAINLAAYVKGSTFDFDEFRADVRTCVRFLDDVLDVNVFALEDNREASQSLRRLGLGVMGLADCLIKMGLRYDSEAGREAIYEIMGALREEAISESERLGHERGVYRVYTDNADKIPHAPRRNVAVLTVAPTGTTSMLMGVSSGIEPVFSPFIWRKIGSEYRALLHPLFVELLETYPPARNMEKDGSWDWDRVTDAVSGNHGSLVGLDFIPAALQQVFVCAHDIKPVDHVRMQGVVQRAFDAQGYAANSLSKTINLPNEATVQDVQDAYTEAYKTGCKGITVYRDGSRQFQVLSTSKKKKDEKKSEAVSAAGAEVLGEATATPEPVKSEVKTDVKPSQPQAPTFKPGKPVYERPARLSGITDMVKLTDPTSGHRRSFLVTVNCIENTPIEVMVISGRAGDEANADSEALGRVVSIALQYGVPADALVKTLRGINGGLYGSYNGRLVGSKADLIAVALETFSQGKNAANLPPVAGGSGEAPIAEVVSAEAAAGGAKCPVCESQALVREEGCIKCQACGYSKCG